Genomic window (Criblamydia sequanensis CRIB-18):
GATTGATCGTTAAATCCCATATTTCTTTTCCCTGAATAATTTCAGTTGAAATAGGGGCTACAGCTATTGGGAGAGCGATCTTCCAATTTTTATTAATTTTTACAGCATCTTTTTCCGTAACGACAATTGCTTTTGCACCAAGCTCTTTTGATTTAAGAGCGAAAGAATCTAATAGTTTCCTTGAAACAAAAGCATGGTCATGCAAGAAAAAGGTATTTACAATTTTAAACTCTTCCTTTTCTAGCATGCTTTTGAATCTGAAGGGATTGCCGATGGCTGCAAAGACGGCAATAGGTTCTTTATCAAGGACAATCGGGTTTAAAGTTTGAATGTCTTGCAAAGGATCCATTTTGTATCTTGTAAACACGATGGGAGCTTTTGTGAAAGGTTTGATCTTTTCTTTAAGCTCATCTAAATTCTGATTTTCTTCCGTGTGGTTGCAAATAATAAGATTGGCACGTCTTAGACCCTTTGGACTTTCCCTTAGAAGCCCGCAGGGAAAATGACGAAAATAGCCGAATAAATTTTGACTATCCAAAACGACGATTTCAAAATCTCTTTTTAGTCTCCTATGTTGCATGGCATCATCTAGAAGAATTAATTTTGTGTCGCATTTTTGGCAAAGCTCTGCCGCCTTTACTCGATTTTTTCCGACGATCACTTTAGCTTTCGGCAGTTTGGTGGCGAGAAAATAAGGCTCATCGCCTGCATGATGGGCAGACATGACAGGCCCATTGTCTTTAGATAAAAGAAAAGGGGCGTTTGCTTTTTCAAGCGAGGAGTGATACCCCCTTGAAATAATTGCAAGAGGCACTTTTTCCTCTAAAGCTTGGCCAAGCAATAAAACGATAGGGGTTTTGCCAACCCCTCCTAAGACAATATTTCCGATGCTGCAGATGGGAATGTTAACCGATTCTTGGGTCAAGAATTTCTTATCGTATAAGTAATGAAAGCAAAGGCTTCCTAATTTGAAAAGAAAAGAAAAGGGCCAGAAAATCAAAAGAAATAAAATCTTTTTAGAATCTTTTTTTTCAAGCGTCTTTTTAAACCAGGTCTCTATGCTGCTTTTAAGTAAGTTGTTCAAAAAGTGTTTTACCTTTAAAAATTAATAACCGAAAAATTCAAACCTTTTAAGATAGATCAATAAATAATAAAAAGCCAGAAAAGGAAAATTGACAACTAATAATTTCAATTAAAAAATGAACTTAAGCTTAACTTCTCGAGCTGCAAAGCATAAGCTCTTCTTTTGAAGAAAAAAGAATTTCCTCTACCATCTCGATTAAGATATGAATGGCAGCCATATGAGCTTCCTGGATACGGTCTGAAAAAGAAAAACCGTCTATTATAAGCTCAAGATCGGCTTCTCCTTTTAAAGGGCCGCCTGATTTACCAAGAAAAGCAATCGTTCTAAGTCCAAGCTCTTTTGCCGTTTTAAAAGCATTCAAAAGATTTTTTGACTTTCCGCTCGTGGTTAATCCTATGAAAATATCTTCTTTTTTTCCATAGGCTTCAACGCCTCGTGAAAAGACAGAGTCAAACCCGAGGTCATTTCCAACACAGGTTAAATGACCGGGCTCAGAGAGGGCGATTGCAGGTAGAGCTTTTCTTTTATTTCGAAAAACCCCGGTAAGCTCTTCTGCGAAATGCATGGCGTCGCATAGGCTTCCGCCATTGCCGGCAATGATAATTTTGCCGCCGCTTTCAAAACAGTCGGCAATCATAATAGCCGAATTTTCTAAAAAAGCGATGGATTCCAACTCTGAAAGTTTTTCTGCCGCTCGAATTGCTTCTTTAACGGAAGCTTGAATTTTCTCTCTCATCAAATTTACCGAATGTTGAGTCTTATCAAAAAACAGATGTTAAATTGAATGTGAGTTGATTGCAATTTTAAAACTGGCGTTTATTCTCCTAAGCTTTGATCTGTTTTTTCATGATTTAAACCTTGAAAAAGCTCTGTTTGTAGTTCTGATGTTTCAATTAGTAGTGATTCAAGCGGATAAGCGCCATCCCATGAATCAGCTCTATAAGGCGGGGTTGGCGGACATGAAGTCGGTTCTCCTTGAATGATCGAGGCGCTATTTGGAGAAAAACAGCATTCAATAAGCTCCTCATAAGAGTCATTTGCAGCGCCTAATAGTCTATCAAAAGAAGTTTGTCTATAGTGCTTCTGAAGAGAAGGTAAATATTCAAAAACCTTATCTATTACTTCATCCTCTAATGGGACCAAAGTCAGTAGTTCGTCTATAAACTTAAGCTGTATCTTTTCGGATTTATTATCTGCCAGCCATAATGCTATGGTTTCAAGAAAATTATAGGGAAGTGAGTCCTCATGGTATTCAAGACTAATCGCTGCAAGAATAGGCATGTAAGGTTCAAAATCTGAAGACCTCTCTTGCTCCTCTAAATATTTTTGCAAGAAAAACCTTCGCTGTCTCTGAAGATGCAAGTCCTGTATTTCCATAGCAAAGTCAAGTATTTCGGAGTCATTTAAAACTTTTCCGAACGTTTTTTTTCCCTCTCTATAAAGAGTTGCCTTCTCAATTGCTGCAAAGCTTTTGATTGTGCAGTTTCCAACAATTTGAGGCTCGTCATGAATGATAATTGGAGATTCGGATTCTTTTTCAGAAAAACGACTTGGGAAAAATTTTTGGAAAAACTCTTCTGCTTCACTTGGTTTTTCAATTTCTTTAATCAAATTTTTTAATTCGGATCGTGTAGATAAAGGGTGATGTGAAACCCCTGGGTAGGGTCCTGCCGCATAGCCATTGTTTCCAATATAAACACCGCTTCGAGTTAAAAGAAAACCGACATGATGTCTCTCTTCACCTGTAGTTTTAAAAGATTTCATTAGAGCAACCGGTTGACTTTCCAGGGTTTCTTTTGGATGAACTTTTTTTATGATCTTTGAGAATCTTCGTGAATGTAAGTGGCTATTTGAAAAAGCCTGGGAGAGGATAGTGCCTATTTTAGTAAAAAATTGATCTAAAATATCTTCCGGTTCATCTTTTGATTCAGTCGCCGTTACCTCAATTTCTTCGTCATCATAAATTTTTCCTAAAAGGTTGCTTGTATCCTTAGATATAAAATCATAAAGCTCTAACGCTTCACGTTCATCGCTTGAGAATACTTCATAGAAATCAAGGCACTCATGCTGCAAACAGTTTTCAAGAGGTCTATTGCAGTTAGAAACTCCAATTAGATCGACTTTATAACCATCTACTTCCCAAAAAACATCTATCTCAAAAATGTTAGCAAGAAGAGAAAGATGAAGAAATTCATTATAGTAATCCTTGAAAAAGAAGCGGACCATAATTTCGTGAATTTCATTTTTCGAATGGCGTAATCGTAAGAGTTGAATAAAAACCGTTTCAAATGAGGGTATGGGGGTTCCTTTTGATGTTTTTTCACAAATGACAAAGGGATCAACATTAAATTCTTCAAAAATCTTTAGAATCCTAAACTTTTTTCTGAAACTTATATGAGTTTCAATGCAAATCAAAAAAGGAGTTGCCCCCTCATCATTCGGGTGGTTGATGTCTACGTTAAAAAAATAAAGAAGCCTCAGCAAATCTTCAAATGAGTCGACTTCGTGGTTATCCAAATAGACATCAAACATCTCAAGAACTTTATGAAATGCATTATTGCCATCTTTTGTAACCAATTCTGAAACCTGTTGACTTATTGATTCAGCTTGATTCAAGGCTCTTAAGAAATAGGCAAGTTTTGCCGGGTTTGAAAATTCAATATCGCCGACGAAAACTTCAGTTAGAAGGTCTTGAATTTCTATCTTTTTGTTTTCCGGACTTAAGTATTTTAGATAAATTATCGCTCTTTTCAAGAGCTCAAGGGGATTTCTGAAATGCTTTTGAATCAAATGATCCATAGGAGACATGCCTGATTTATCCACACTATAAATGTTTTTGCCGCTTTTCTTTTGGAGAATGCTTAAAATATAATCCCATTCTTTATGGGAAATGTCTGAATAGGAAGCGGCGCAGTGGATAAAATTTCTTCCCAGCCGATTACAGATGGAT
Coding sequences:
- a CDS encoding ankyrin repeat domain-containing protein yields the protein MNSFEINPLSRTWSFIPHFPKTTDCPTSVAAFETHSGEEAGKKRKEKSLARSYPTIEPLDSPTLKKARLIGSELPSSIHTYLISANFYKALKTLKKKPNSATHIESSSRNSTLISLTKVIWEKKQFCLLFQDLIRRGADPSICNRLGRNFIHCAASYSDISHKEWDYILSILQKKSGKNIYSVDKSGMSPMDHLIQKHFRNPLELLKRAIIYLKYLSPENKKIEIQDLLTEVFVGDIEFSNPAKLAYFLRALNQAESISQQVSELVTKDGNNAFHKVLEMFDVYLDNHEVDSFEDLLRLLYFFNVDINHPNDEGATPFLICIETHISFRKKFRILKIFEEFNVDPFVICEKTSKGTPIPSFETVFIQLLRLRHSKNEIHEIMVRFFFKDYYNEFLHLSLLANIFEIDVFWEVDGYKVDLIGVSNCNRPLENCLQHECLDFYEVFSSDEREALELYDFISKDTSNLLGKIYDDEEIEVTATESKDEPEDILDQFFTKIGTILSQAFSNSHLHSRRFSKIIKKVHPKETLESQPVALMKSFKTTGEERHHVGFLLTRSGVYIGNNGYAAGPYPGVSHHPLSTRSELKNLIKEIEKPSEAEEFFQKFFPSRFSEKESESPIIIHDEPQIVGNCTIKSFAAIEKATLYREGKKTFGKVLNDSEILDFAMEIQDLHLQRQRRFFLQKYLEEQERSSDFEPYMPILAAISLEYHEDSLPYNFLETIALWLADNKSEKIQLKFIDELLTLVPLEDEVIDKVFEYLPSLQKHYRQTSFDRLLGAANDSYEELIECCFSPNSASIIQGEPTSCPPTPPYRADSWDGAYPLESLLIETSELQTELFQGLNHEKTDQSLGE
- a CDS encoding D-sedoheptulose-7-phosphate isomerase is translated as MREKIQASVKEAIRAAEKLSELESIAFLENSAIMIADCFESGGKIIIAGNGGSLCDAMHFAEELTGVFRNKRKALPAIALSEPGHLTCVGNDLGFDSVFSRGVEAYGKKEDIFIGLTTSGKSKNLLNAFKTAKELGLRTIAFLGKSGGPLKGEADLELIIDGFSFSDRIQEAHMAAIHILIEMVEEILFSSKEELMLCSSRS
- the lpxK gene encoding tetraacyldisaccharide 4'-kinase, which gives rise to MNNLLKSSIETWFKKTLEKKDSKKILFLLIFWPFSFLFKLGSLCFHYLYDKKFLTQESVNIPICSIGNIVLGGVGKTPIVLLLGQALEEKVPLAIISRGYHSSLEKANAPFLLSKDNGPVMSAHHAGDEPYFLATKLPKAKVIVGKNRVKAAELCQKCDTKLILLDDAMQHRRLKRDFEIVVLDSQNLFGYFRHFPCGLLRESPKGLRRANLIICNHTEENQNLDELKEKIKPFTKAPIVFTRYKMDPLQDIQTLNPIVLDKEPIAVFAAIGNPFRFKSMLEKEEFKIVNTFFLHDHAFVSRKLLDSFALKSKELGAKAIVVTEKDAVKINKNWKIALPIAVAPISTEIIQGKEIWDLTINHLLSLSLKKEMDPLKDNCFFTR